Genomic window (Procambarus clarkii isolate CNS0578487 chromosome 87, FALCON_Pclarkii_2.0, whole genome shotgun sequence):
GGGAGCCTTACATTAGTGTCCCTGCTATAAGGAAGCCTTACATTAGTGTCCCTGCTATAAGGGAGCCTTATATTAGTGTCCCCTGCTATAAGGGAGCCTTACATTAGTGTCCCTGCTATAAGGGAGCCTTACATTAGTGTCCCTGCTATAAGGGAGCCTTACATTAGTGTCCCTGCTATAAGGGAGCCTTACATTAGTGTCCCTGCTATAAGGGAGCCTTACATTAGTGTCCCTGCTATAAGGGAGCCTTACATTAGTGTCCCTGCTATAAGGGAGCATTATATTAGTGTCCCTGCTATAAGGGAGCCTTACATTAGTGTCCCCTGCTATAAGGGAGCCTTACATTAGTGTCCCTGCTATAAGGGAGCCTTATATTAGTGTCCCCTGCTATAAGGGAGCCTTATATTAGTGTCCCCTGATATAAGGGAGCATTATATTAGTGTCCCTGCTATAAGGGAGCCTTATACTAGGTCACCAAATGCCAACATAGGTCTCCAAAGATAAACATAGGTCACCAAAGGTCAACAGATGTCACCAACGGTTACCAAAGGTCAACAGAGGTCACCAAAGGTCAACAGAGGTCACCAAAGGTCAACAGAGGTCACCAAAGGTCAACAGAGGTCACCAAAGGTCAACAGAGGTCACCAAAGGTCAACACAGCTGACGAAAGCCTCAACAACAATTGACTTAAAGCTTCCTTTCTCCCCCTATCATGTTCCCCTCGAAAGAAAGGTGAAACAAGTGGAGAAAACACATGAGAACcagaagaaaggggaagaggaggaggaggaggaggagaaaacaCATGAGAACcagaagaaaggggaagaggaggaggaggaggaggagaaaacaCATGAGAACcagaagaaaggggaagaggagg
Coding sequences:
- the LOC138358884 gene encoding uncharacterized protein DDB_G0283697-like — protein: MSPTVTKGQQRSPKVNRGHQRSTEVTKGQQRSPKVNRGHQRSTQLTKASTTIDLKLPFSPYHVPLERKVKQVEKTHENQKKGEEEEEEEEKTHENQKKGEEEEEEEEKTHENQKKGEEEEEEKTHENQKKGEEEEEEKTHENQKKGEEEEEEKTHENQKKGEEEEEEEEKTHENQKKGEEEEEEKTHENQKKGEEEEEEKTHENQKKGEEEEEEKTYFWVQNAHNLPIFMA